GGCTTGCGCCTCGGCTTGCTTTCGGTTGGCGTCGCGAATCTTGCGCTTCGCCTCATCCAGGGATTGCGCCTCGACCTCGCGCAGGAAGTTGGTCCCGCCATCCCGGTACGCCGCCTCGATTTGCAGGTCCAGGTTGGTCATCCGGGCCAGCTCCGCGTTGGCCTCCGCCAGGAAATTGGTCAGCTCGAATTTGACGTAATTTACCTGCACGCGCTCGGGCAGGCGATACGTCGCCAGCCGATTGGAATAAAACTGCGTTACCGCGTCAGGCAGCACCGTCACGCTGGCGAGGTAGTTGGAGGCGGAGAAGAACACGGCGGCGGCGGCCAGCTCCTCATTCTCGCGCTTGAACAGCTCGCGCGCCTCCTGCGGCGTGACCAGCTTGCCGCTCAAGCCCAACGTGGAGACCAACTCCTGCACGCCCACGTAATGACGCACGAAGCGTTCGAAATCCTCCAGCTTAAAGCCGTTGCTCGGCAGCACCTGTTGCAGAAAAGCCTCGCGCGAGGGAATCACCTTGGCCCGCTGGAGGGCGGCGATCATCCCTTGACCCACTTGGCCGGCCATGTCGCTGCTGACCTGAATGCCGAATTGCTCCAGCTTCTGGATCATCAGCATCCACTGATAAATGTCCCGTTCGAGCTGGCCGCCCCGCTTGGCCTCGTCGTCCGGCCAGCGGCCGGTCAGGCAGAAGGAGCGCAAGAAGACTTCGCTCCGGGCTTTGATGAAATCTTCCTGGCTGATGCGCTCGCCGTTGATCGAGCCAAAGTTGGCGCGGCCCCCGCCCCGGTCGTTCAGGTTCGAGTAGGGCGAGAAGAAGATGACGAAGCTGATAATGGTAAGCGTAATGATGACTATCCAGAGCCATTTCTGATGCTTGCGAATCGTCCCAAACATAATTCTATGTGCGTTAAGAAACGCGCACCCTACCCGGCTTGGCGCCGGGGGGTCAAACGCAAAATCCAGCCCAAAAACCGCCTTTACATGTTTCCCTGGCTCTGCCAGCCTGCGGCGTTATGTTAAATAAATCTCTGCCGCTAATGCTCTTGCCGCTGTTGTTGGCCGGTTGCGCCACCCAGCTCACCAATCTCACGCCCCAGCAGCAGTTTCGCAACGACAACAATCTCTACCCGGTCGAGGTCTCCTTCAACAGCCGCAAGCAGACCATCCGCTGGCAAAGTACCAAAGCCCAAGTCCTGGTCGGCAGGGAGTCCTACGACATGCGGCCCACCCTGCTCATGACCAACCGTTGGGAAGGGCTGATCCCTGTGCCGCCGGGAGCCCAGAGTGTCGAATACCAGTATAAACTCGATTATCAGTATAACCGCATGGGCAAGCCCGGCAACGACAGCGCCCTCTCCCGCAAGTATACACTGCAGATTCTGGACTAGCTCGGAGGCATCCGGAGCTCAAAGTTCCTCCGCTGCGCAAGACACACAACTCCACGTAAGTTAGGCGGCGCGCTGGGCCAGTCGCTCACCGATGCCACAGCCATGGTGGAGTGTCTCTGGATTCTTCGCGGATTCCCGGAAAACCTCGCTGGCGATTCGTCGTCTGGCATTCCCCTGCTTACCTCCAGCACCCCCGCCAAACGGGTGACAGCGCCGTTCCATTGGTCCCACGCGCTGGCGTTGGCTTGCGGATGGCTTGATAGTGCGGCGCTGCCCCGGTGTGTATCCCATGGGGAGCGCTCCCCATGGGATACACACCGGGGCAGCGCCGTGCCGTCACCGTAAACTCAAGCCAGAGGTGCCATGGTCAGAGGGGGCTGGAAAAGGCAGGCAGGCAGCATTACTGTCCAAAATATGGACAGTCTGCGGGTTAGTGATTGGGGGTCCATCCAGTTCTGGCTGAGCTGTCCCGGCTGTGCTGATCACCGTCACCGTTGACACTTCTCGGAAATCCGTGATGAACCGTTGGTTTCGGCGGCGTTGTTGATGTTTAGGGCTTGTGCCTGCTCTTTGCGCCGGCGGGGGATATGTTGGTGGGGAGAGTCGCCCTTGGCGCTGAGCGGTTGCCCTTGATGAGTTCGCTAACGGCCTCCTTCCATTTTCCCTGCCGGGCGAGGGCTTCGCCGAGTAGCAACTGAAGCGGAGGGCTGTTCGGTCTGAGCAGGGCCAGCTTCCGCAAATAGGCCACCAACTGCTCCTTTTCGGCCGGCGTCTGCGCAACATCAATCCAGTCCCTTGCGAGGCTGAGGTGGAGGTCAACATAAAGCGGAATGGTCTCATAGGCCCGACGGTAGATCTTGTTCTGCAGGGCGACGTCCAGGGCGCGGCAGTAGAGGGGTTCGGTGCTTTTCCAGAGCGCCAATTGGTTGGACGTGAGGACCGCGCAGGCCGAAACGAGTGCGGCGGCAGCGGCGGCTACGGGCGCTTTGAGCCAGCCCCAGGTTCTTGCCAGATCGCCCAGGCTCCAGGCTAGAATGATGAAAGGCCCGATGAGCGGGAGGTAGCTGTAACGGTCGGCCCACGATTGCTGGCCGACCTGCACCAAACCTATCGTCGGCACTAGCATGCCGAGAAACCAGAGCCAGCCGACCAGCCAGTAGCGCCGGCGGCGCCCCAGCCAAAGCGCGCCGAGGGAAATGACCGTCAGGAGTCCCGCAGCGGCAACCACCATACCTATGGGCCACCTGCCGGGGTGGGGATAGAGAAACGCCAGTTGGTCCGGCCAGAACATCTTTTGGAGATAGCGGCAATAGGCGATGAGCGCGTTGCCGAGGCGCCACAGGAAGGGCAACTGGCCAGAAGCCGCTACGGCCCCTTCGGCCTTCTGAGCCCAGAGAGTGATCAGGCTTTGCGCGATGGCCAAGAGGAAGAAAGGCATCTTTTCCAGCAGCAGGCCAAACCAGGGCTGCGCGCGGGGAAGCTCAAGCCCTGCCGGAGAAGGACTCCGATTCAGGAAGCGCAAGCGCGGAGTGCGTTGCAAGGGCCAGAAGTCGAGCAGGAGCAGGACAAAGGGCACGGTGACCAGCATGGGTTTGGAGAGCAGGCCGAGGGCGAAGCAGCAGAGCGCGAGCAGATAGAGGATACAGGATGGGCGCAGGGCGGGTGATGCCTGTTCCGTGCCGGTGGATGCAACTCCCTGATCTCTCACTGAGCCGGCAGGGCTTCGGAGTTCGGCGTAACGAGCGTAAGCCAGCAGGGTGAGCATGAAGAACAAGGCGCTGAGGACATCTTTGCGTTCGGAAATCCAGGCGACGGATTCGACATGCAGCGGGTGCAACGCAAACAAGCCGGCGACCAGCGCGCTGCGCCAAATGGCGCCGGTCAGGCGCCGCAAGGCAAGGAAGAGCAGCGTCGCGTTGGCCGCATGCAGAAGCGCATTGACGAGATGAAAGCGGCCGGCACTTAAGCCGAGCAACTGGCAGTCCAGCATGTGGGAGAGCCAGGTGAGGGGATGCCAGTTGCCCGCGTGGGTGGCGCGGAACGCCCACGCGAGCCCCTCGAAGGTCAGGCCGGCTTTAACGTGCGGATTGTCGAGGATGTAGTGTGGGTCGTCGAAGCGAAAGAACTCGAAAGTCCGCGCGGGGAGGAACACCCAGAATGTGCCAAGGAACAGGCCCAGGGTGATCCACCATGCCGGGTGGGAAAAGAAAGCCCGACGGCGGGCGGACGGGGTTGCGCTCGGGGGGACTTTCGCTTTGTCGCCGGGGAAGTTGCGTTGCGCGGGCAATGTGCTGGCGGGCTTGTTTCGTCGTCGCTTCATCGGCTTCGCGGGAAGCAGAACATATTCAAGCCGCAATCCGGTGCAAATGCAACGGCGGATTCGGTGGT
The window above is part of the Candidatus Paceibacterota bacterium genome. Proteins encoded here:
- a CDS encoding peptidylprolyl isomerase, producing the protein MFGTIRKHQKWLWIVIITLTIISFVIFFSPYSNLNDRGGGRANFGSINGERISQEDFIKARSEVFLRSFCLTGRWPDDEAKRGGQLERDIYQWMLMIQKLEQFGIQVSSDMAGQVGQGMIAALQRAKVIPSREAFLQQVLPSNGFKLEDFERFVRHYVGVQELVSTLGLSGKLVTPQEARELFKRENEELAAAAVFFSASNYLASVTVLPDAVTQFYSNRLATYRLPERVQVNYVKFELTNFLAEANAELARMTNLDLQIEAAYRDGGTNFLREVEAQSLDEAKRKIRDANRKQAEAQAARRKAADFANPLFNLDPLRAEDLSKMAKENGLAVGLTEPFDRENPPADLGVALDFAQKAFARTPDDPFAGPIQGSDAVYVIALNKKIPSEVPPLEQIRPQVVSEYRYSQALILARQAGADFYQTLTNGLAQGKTPAAIAAAAKLKLTDLPPFSLSTRLLPEVERHLNLNQFKHIAFSTSPGKVSDFQMTPDGGVILYVKSKLPLDEAKITANLPDFVGVVRQRRQNEAFNDWFRREAEKGLRDTPLARQEPPTMTPAPPSAKKS